The Streptomyces sp. 6-11-2 genome contains the following window.
AGCCCTGGTGAGACGGCTCGCAGGCTCCGAGACAGTGTCGGACGATCACGAGTTCAGATAGGTGAGCACGGCCAGAACACGCCGATGATCCTCATCACTTTGGGACAGTCCGAGCTTGAGGAAGATGTTGCTGATGTGCTTCTCGACCGCGCCGTCGCTCACCACCAGCTGCCGGGCGATTGCCGAGTTCGTCCGTCCCTCGGCCATCAGCCCCAGGACCTCCCGCTCCCGGGGGGTGAGCCCGGCCAGCACGTCCTGCTTGCGGCTGCGGCCGAGCAGCTGGGCGACGACCTCCGGGTCCAGGACCGTTCCGCCCTCGGCCACCCGGACCACCGCGTCCACGAACTCGCGCACCTCGGCCACGCGGTCCTTGAGCAGATAGCCGACCCCGCCGCTGGAGCCTGCCAGCAGTTCGGTGGCGTACCGCTCCTCCACGTACTGCGAGAGCACGAGCACGCCCAGCGCTGGGTGTGCCTTGCGCAGCTGCACCGCGGCCCGGACGCCCTCGTCGGTGTGCGTCGGCGGCATCCGCACGTCCGCCACGACGACGTCCGGCAGCGCCTGCTGGTCGTGCAGCTCCGTGATGGTCTTGATCAGCGCCTGGGCGTCCCCGACACCCGCCACGACCTCGTGTCCGCGGTCGGTCAGCAGCCGGGTAAGGCCCTCCCTGAGCAGCACTGAATCCTCGGCGATGACCACTCGCACCCTGTCCTCCACGATCCTCGGCCCCCCACAGCCTCGCCCCACGGCTTTCCGTGCGACATGGTCCAGCATTCCAGTATTCGGACCGTGCCGCGCCCGGGCCAGGGGAAGTGTAGGGAGGCGACCACATGTTTCGGCCTGCCGCCGCGACCCGTGTGGCCGCGGCCGGCAGGCCGCCATCAGGGGACTTCGGGAGCGGCGGCTCGGC
Protein-coding sequences here:
- a CDS encoding response regulator transcription factor, whose amino-acid sequence is MRVVIAEDSVLLREGLTRLLTDRGHEVVAGVGDAQALIKTITELHDQQALPDVVVADVRMPPTHTDEGVRAAVQLRKAHPALGVLVLSQYVEERYATELLAGSSGGVGYLLKDRVAEVREFVDAVVRVAEGGTVLDPEVVAQLLGRSRKQDVLAGLTPREREVLGLMAEGRTNSAIARQLVVSDGAVEKHISNIFLKLGLSQSDEDHRRVLAVLTYLNS